The Streptomyces avermitilis MA-4680 = NBRC 14893 genome contains a region encoding:
- a CDS encoding AlkA N-terminal domain-containing protein codes for MRNGMHIDSERCVRAVRSKDARFDGWFFTAVLTTRIYCRPSCPVVPPKPANMTFYPSAAACQQAGFRACKRCRPDTSPGSPEWNQRADLVARAMRLIGDGVVDREGVPGLATRLGYSTRQIERQLLAELGAGPLALARAQRAQTARLLIETTSLPMAEIAFAAGFSSIRTFNDTVREVFALSPSELRGRLPKKTVVSPGALTLRLPFRAPLNPDNLFGHLAATAVPGVEEWRDGAYRRTLRLPYGHGIVALTPAADHIGCRLSLSDLRDLPVAISRCRRMLDLDADPVAIDDQLRADPLLAPLVDKAPGRRVPRTVDEAEFAVRAVLGQQVSTAAARTHAARLVTAHGEAVTDPEGGLTHLFPAPEALAAVAPESLAMPRTRRTTFTTLVRQLAEGGLHLGVESDWEETRARLLSLPGFGPWTADVIAMRALGDPDAFLPTDLGIRRAAEELGLPSTPAALTARAAAWRPWRAYAVQYLWATDSHPINFLPV; via the coding sequence ATGCGGAACGGGATGCACATCGACAGTGAGCGCTGCGTGCGCGCCGTCCGGTCCAAGGACGCGCGGTTCGACGGGTGGTTCTTCACGGCGGTCCTGACCACGAGGATCTACTGCCGTCCGAGCTGCCCGGTGGTGCCGCCGAAGCCGGCGAACATGACGTTCTACCCGAGCGCGGCGGCCTGCCAGCAGGCCGGTTTCCGGGCCTGCAAACGCTGCCGCCCGGACACCAGCCCCGGCTCGCCCGAGTGGAACCAGCGCGCCGACCTCGTCGCCCGCGCCATGCGCCTGATCGGCGACGGCGTGGTGGACCGCGAGGGCGTGCCCGGCCTCGCCACCCGGCTCGGCTACAGCACCCGCCAGATCGAACGCCAGCTCCTCGCCGAACTCGGCGCGGGCCCGCTCGCGCTCGCCCGGGCCCAGCGCGCCCAGACCGCCCGCCTGCTCATCGAGACGACCAGCCTCCCCATGGCGGAGATCGCCTTCGCGGCGGGCTTCTCCTCGATCCGCACCTTCAACGACACCGTGCGCGAGGTCTTCGCCCTCTCCCCGAGCGAGCTGCGCGGCAGGCTCCCGAAGAAGACGGTCGTGTCCCCCGGCGCTCTCACGCTCCGCCTCCCCTTCCGCGCCCCGCTCAACCCCGACAACCTCTTCGGCCACCTCGCGGCGACCGCCGTACCCGGAGTGGAGGAATGGCGGGACGGCGCGTACCGGCGCACCCTGCGCCTGCCGTACGGGCACGGGATCGTCGCCCTGACCCCCGCCGCCGACCACATAGGGTGCCGCCTCTCCCTCAGCGACCTGCGCGACCTGCCCGTCGCCATCAGCCGCTGCCGCCGCATGCTCGACCTGGACGCCGACCCGGTCGCCATCGACGACCAGTTGCGCGCCGACCCGCTGCTCGCCCCGCTCGTCGACAAGGCGCCGGGGCGGCGGGTGCCGCGTACCGTCGACGAGGCCGAGTTCGCGGTACGGGCCGTGCTGGGCCAGCAGGTGTCCACGGCCGCGGCCCGTACCCACGCGGCCCGCCTGGTCACCGCGCACGGCGAAGCGGTGACCGACCCCGAGGGGGGCCTCACCCACCTCTTCCCGGCCCCCGAGGCGCTGGCCGCCGTCGCCCCCGAGTCGCTCGCGATGCCCCGTACCCGCCGCACCACCTTCACCACGCTGGTCCGCCAACTGGCCGAGGGCGGACTTCATCTGGGCGTGGAGAGCGACTGGGAGGAGACCCGCGCCCGGCTCCTGTCCCTCCCCGGCTTCGGCCCCTGGACCGCGGACGTCATCGCGATGCGCGCCCTCGGCGACCCCGACGCGTTCCTGCCCACCGACCTCGGAATCCGGCGCGCGGCCGAGGAGTTGGGCCTGCCGTCCACACCGGCCGCGCTCACCGCACGCGCGGCGGCCTGGCGGCCGTGGCGGGCGTACGCGGTCCAGTACCTGTGGGCGACGGACAGCCACCCGATCAACTTCCTGCCGGTGTGA
- a CDS encoding FAD-dependent oxidoreductase produces the protein MTLQARTQTSYWLETAPPGAPAPVPAGDTTVDVAVVGAGIAGLSAAWELTRRGRSVAVLEAGRIAAGVTGHTTAKLTALHTLVYDRLRRTRGTDAARLYARSQTDAIRRAAEIVDELGIDCEWEEAAAYTYVRDGARADEVRAEAAAAREAGLPAEYVTETELPFPVAGAVRVTGQAQFHPRKYLLALADEIRRRGGLMHERTRVVDLTEGEPCVLTTENGARITADAVVVATHYPVFDRALLFTRLSPRRELVVAAPIAEERAPRGMYITPEENTRSMRTAPYGEGKRLLIVTGEHFTPGAGDDVEERFERLAEWAARHFGDLTFTHRWATQDNDSTDSVPLVGPLHPGSRHTYVATGFGGWGLSGGIMAGGLLGELITGGTAPWRDLYDPGRVASVVREGTEFLKHQAQVAGHFVGDRLPPLSGPSVTGIAPGDGAVVHAGGERCAVYRDDDGQVHAVSARCTHLGCLVAFNRAERAWECPCHGSRFAPDGQILQGPAVRPLEQRDI, from the coding sequence ATGACCCTTCAGGCACGCACACAGACGTCGTACTGGCTCGAGACCGCGCCGCCCGGTGCCCCCGCGCCCGTACCGGCCGGTGACACGACGGTCGATGTCGCCGTGGTCGGTGCGGGCATCGCCGGACTGAGTGCCGCGTGGGAGCTGACCCGACGGGGACGCAGCGTCGCGGTGCTGGAGGCCGGGCGGATCGCCGCCGGGGTCACCGGTCACACCACGGCCAAGCTCACCGCGCTGCACACCCTTGTCTACGACCGGCTCCGCCGTACCCGCGGGACGGACGCCGCGCGGCTGTACGCGCGCTCCCAGACGGACGCGATCCGGCGCGCCGCCGAGATCGTGGACGAACTCGGCATCGACTGCGAGTGGGAGGAGGCGGCGGCGTACACCTACGTCAGGGACGGCGCCCGCGCGGACGAGGTACGCGCGGAGGCCGCGGCGGCCCGCGAGGCCGGGCTGCCCGCCGAGTACGTGACGGAGACGGAGCTGCCGTTCCCGGTCGCCGGCGCGGTCCGGGTCACGGGCCAGGCCCAGTTCCATCCGCGCAAGTACCTGCTGGCGCTGGCCGACGAGATCCGCCGGCGCGGAGGACTGATGCACGAGCGGACCCGGGTCGTGGACCTCACCGAGGGGGAGCCCTGCGTCCTCACGACGGAGAACGGCGCCAGGATCACCGCCGACGCCGTCGTGGTCGCCACGCACTACCCGGTCTTCGACCGTGCGCTGCTGTTCACCCGGCTCTCACCCCGCCGCGAACTGGTCGTGGCCGCGCCCATCGCCGAGGAGAGGGCCCCGCGGGGTATGTACATCACCCCGGAGGAGAACACGCGTTCCATGCGCACGGCGCCGTACGGTGAGGGAAAACGGCTGCTCATCGTGACCGGCGAGCACTTCACGCCGGGTGCGGGCGACGACGTCGAGGAGCGGTTCGAGCGCCTTGCCGAGTGGGCCGCCCGGCACTTCGGCGACCTCACGTTCACGCACCGGTGGGCCACGCAGGACAACGACTCCACCGACTCCGTGCCGCTGGTCGGGCCACTCCACCCCGGCAGCCGCCACACCTACGTGGCCACCGGCTTCGGCGGCTGGGGGCTGAGCGGCGGCATCATGGCGGGCGGCCTGCTGGGCGAGCTGATCACCGGTGGGACGGCTCCATGGCGTGATCTGTACGATCCGGGGCGCGTGGCCTCCGTCGTGCGGGAAGGCACGGAGTTCCTCAAGCACCAGGCCCAGGTGGCAGGGCACTTCGTGGGCGACCGGCTGCCCCCGCTGTCCGGCCCGTCGGTGACCGGCATCGCCCCGGGGGACGGCGCCGTCGTGCACGCGGGCGGAGAGCGCTGCGCGGTGTACCGCGACGACGACGGACAGGTGCACGCCGTCTCCGCGCGCTGCACGCACCTGGGCTGCCTCGTGGCCTTCAACCGAGCCGAACGGGCCTGGGAATGCCCCTGCCACGGCTCCCGCTTCGCCCCCGACGGCCAGATCCTCCAGGGCCCCGCCGTACGGCCCCTGGAGCAGCGCGACATCTGA
- a CDS encoding phytoene desaturase family protein, with translation MLDVVVVGAGPNGLTAAVELARRGFSVAVFEARDTVGGGARTQELTLPGFRHDPCSAAHPLGINSPAFRAMPLERYGLQWLHAERPMAHPFTDGTAAVLSRSVAETAASFGPRDAGTYRRLVEPFLSRWDTLAQDFMSLPLTALPRDPVTLARFGLVGLPPSTWLTRRFRDERAKALFAGLVAHVIAPLDGIATGAVGLVFALAAHARGWPVARGGSQSISDALTAYLKDLGGTVHTDYEVKRLDDLPPARAYVFDTSPTALARIAGFGRYYEGYRYGASVFKIDYALDGPVPWTAKEARTAGTVQIGASSAEIGTALRAASREGRAPDPPFLITVQPSVVDPSRAPDGKQVFWAYGHVPNGWTGDLTDAMERQLERFAPGFRDRVLARATAGPPELAAHNANYVGGDIACGAASGLQLLLRPRLSLFPYSTPHPAVFICSSATPPGPGVHGMSGHNAAKAVWRRLRSS, from the coding sequence ATGCTCGATGTGGTCGTGGTGGGTGCGGGACCGAACGGACTGACGGCTGCCGTGGAGCTGGCGCGCCGCGGCTTCTCCGTGGCCGTCTTCGAGGCCCGCGACACCGTGGGCGGCGGGGCGCGCACCCAAGAGCTGACCCTGCCCGGTTTCCGCCACGACCCGTGCTCCGCCGCACACCCGCTGGGGATCAACTCGCCCGCGTTCAGGGCGATGCCGCTGGAGCGGTACGGACTTCAGTGGCTGCACGCCGAGCGGCCCATGGCGCACCCGTTCACCGACGGCACGGCAGCGGTCCTGTCCCGGTCCGTGGCCGAGACGGCCGCCTCCTTCGGGCCGCGTGACGCGGGCACGTACCGCAGGCTGGTGGAGCCCTTCCTCAGCCGCTGGGACACCCTGGCGCAGGACTTCATGTCGCTCCCCCTCACCGCGCTGCCCCGCGACCCGGTCACCCTCGCCCGCTTCGGCCTCGTCGGGCTGCCCCCCTCGACCTGGCTGACCCGCCGCTTTCGCGACGAGCGCGCGAAGGCGCTGTTCGCCGGGCTCGTGGCGCATGTCATCGCCCCGCTCGACGGCATCGCCACCGGAGCCGTCGGCCTCGTCTTCGCCCTGGCCGCACACGCCCGCGGCTGGCCCGTCGCCCGCGGCGGCTCCCAGTCCATCTCCGACGCGCTCACCGCGTACCTCAAGGACCTCGGCGGCACCGTCCACACGGACTACGAGGTCAAGCGCCTCGACGACCTGCCGCCCGCGCGGGCCTACGTCTTCGACACCTCGCCCACCGCGCTGGCCCGGATCGCCGGCTTCGGCAGGTACTACGAGGGATACCGGTACGGGGCAAGCGTATTCAAGATCGACTACGCGCTGGACGGCCCCGTGCCGTGGACGGCGAAGGAGGCGCGCACCGCCGGCACCGTGCAGATCGGCGCGAGCAGCGCGGAGATCGGCACCGCCCTGCGCGCCGCCTCGCGCGAGGGCCGGGCTCCCGACCCGCCCTTCCTGATCACCGTGCAGCCCAGCGTCGTCGACCCCTCGCGGGCGCCGGACGGAAAGCAGGTCTTCTGGGCGTACGGCCACGTTCCGAACGGGTGGACGGGCGACCTCACGGATGCCATGGAGCGCCAGCTGGAGCGGTTCGCGCCCGGCTTCCGTGACCGTGTCCTCGCCCGCGCCACGGCCGGCCCGCCCGAACTCGCCGCCCACAACGCCAACTACGTCGGCGGTGACATCGCCTGCGGCGCCGCATCCGGACTCCAGCTCCTGCTGCGCCCTAGGCTCTCCCTCTTCCCGTACAGCACCCCCCACCCGGCCGTCTTCATCTGCTCCTCGGCCACCCCGCCGGGACCCGGCGTGCACGGTATGTCGGGCCACAACGCGGCCAAGGCCGTCTGGAGGAGACTGCGCAGTTCATGA
- a CDS encoding inositol monophosphatase family protein: MIGDTETIEEFLAHRTSDVEEAVRQAAATEIMPRFRQLAAHEIDQKSGPHDLVTDADRKAEAYLTEVLAKLLPGSVVVGEEAVHANPVTYEAIQGEAPVWIVDPVDGTRQFVHGDPGFCTLVALAQGGVVHASWTYAPALDQLATAIRGRGAHLDGEPLRSGAPDPGRDLEVATSHPDYTTEEQKRALLALRTEGVLPRPCGSAGLEYLAVARGELDATAFSWEAAWDHAAGLLLVEEAGGAHLTRAGEPFRITGGNALPFTAARDEATARRVVGLLSAGG, encoded by the coding sequence ATGATCGGAGACACCGAAACCATCGAAGAGTTTCTCGCCCACCGCACGTCAGACGTCGAAGAGGCGGTCCGCCAGGCGGCCGCGACCGAGATCATGCCGCGCTTCCGGCAGCTCGCCGCGCACGAGATCGACCAGAAGAGCGGCCCGCACGACCTGGTCACGGACGCCGACCGCAAGGCCGAGGCGTACCTCACCGAGGTGCTCGCCAAGCTCCTGCCCGGCTCGGTCGTGGTCGGCGAGGAGGCGGTGCACGCCAACCCCGTGACATACGAGGCGATTCAGGGCGAGGCGCCGGTCTGGATCGTCGACCCGGTCGACGGCACCCGCCAGTTCGTGCACGGTGACCCGGGCTTCTGCACACTGGTCGCGCTGGCGCAGGGCGGCGTCGTCCACGCGTCGTGGACCTACGCCCCGGCCCTCGACCAGTTGGCCACGGCGATACGGGGCCGCGGGGCCCACCTCGACGGCGAACCGCTGCGCTCGGGCGCGCCCGATCCGGGCCGTGACCTCGAAGTGGCCACGTCCCACCCGGACTACACCACGGAAGAACAGAAGCGCGCACTCCTCGCCCTGCGCACCGAGGGCGTCCTCCCGCGCCCGTGCGGCTCGGCGGGGCTCGAGTATCTCGCCGTCGCCCGGGGCGAGTTGGACGCGACGGCGTTCTCCTGGGAGGCGGCCTGGGATCACGCGGCCGGCCTGCTGCTGGTCGAGGAGGCGGGCGGCGCCCATCTGACCCGCGCGGGCGAGCCGTTCCGGATAACCGGCGGCAACGCGCTCCCGTTCACGGCGGCGCGGGACGAGGCGACGGCCCGCCGGGTGGTGGGGCTGCTGTCGGCCGGCGGCTGA